The following proteins are encoded in a genomic region of Oceaniferula marina:
- a CDS encoding glycoside hydrolase family 130 protein — MIRHPHNPILSRADIQSEHPLLRDPSSVFNPGAVFFNGRYRLMLRTQSRSRETFFVPATSSDGIRFDVQTEPLQIGNLPAIPKVHHAYDARLSVIDGRCYMMYAVDLDDRCTLALAVSDDFQTFEFLGYTSGTYADTRNGVIFPEKINGKYLRLERPNLPQEPGNPTSGDMITISESDNLLRWNHRGDVMAGRWRFWDERIGAGPPPLKTKHGWLLIYHGVATHFASSQIYQAGAALLDLHDPKHVLARTRLNILEPRENYELTGQVPNVVFPSGCIPESTEPDGSIADDTQLNIYYGAADTSIGLATTTVQELIHACYFPDGEPGA, encoded by the coding sequence ATGATCCGCCATCCGCACAACCCCATCCTCAGCCGTGCGGACATCCAGTCTGAGCATCCCTTATTGCGCGACCCAAGCTCCGTATTCAACCCGGGGGCTGTCTTTTTCAATGGGCGCTACCGCTTGATGCTGCGCACCCAAAGCCGCTCGCGGGAAACCTTCTTTGTCCCTGCGACCAGCAGTGACGGGATTCGCTTTGATGTCCAAACAGAGCCCCTTCAAATCGGAAACCTTCCTGCCATCCCCAAGGTTCATCATGCCTACGATGCGCGACTAAGCGTCATCGACGGACGCTGCTACATGATGTATGCCGTGGATCTCGACGATCGTTGCACCCTGGCACTGGCCGTCAGCGACGACTTCCAAACCTTCGAATTTCTTGGCTACACATCCGGCACCTATGCCGATACGCGTAACGGCGTGATTTTCCCTGAAAAAATCAACGGCAAGTACCTCAGACTCGAACGCCCCAACCTCCCGCAGGAACCAGGCAACCCAACATCCGGCGATATGATCACCATTTCGGAGTCGGACAACCTCCTGCGTTGGAACCACCGGGGTGATGTTATGGCCGGACGCTGGAGGTTCTGGGACGAACGCATTGGAGCTGGCCCGCCTCCCCTGAAAACCAAACACGGCTGGTTGCTCATCTACCACGGAGTTGCCACCCATTTTGCATCGAGCCAAATCTATCAGGCCGGAGCCGCCCTCCTCGACCTCCACGACCCCAAACATGTTCTGGCACGCACACGCCTGAATATCTTGGAGCCACGGGAAAACTACGAACTTACGGGGCAGGTCCCCAACGTCGTCTTCCCATCCGGCTGCATCCCCGAGTCCACCGAGCCCGATGGCAGTATCGCCGACGACACCCAGCTTAACATCTACTACGGAGCTGCGGACACCAGCATCGGACTTGCCACCACAACCGTGCAAGAGCTCATCCATGCCTGCTATTTCCCCGATGGCGAGCCTGGGGCATAA